From the Polaribacter gangjinensis genome, the window AAGCTCCAATATTTTGGATGGGACAAGTACCTACTTTTCCCGGAATTAAAGATAGATTTTCAATTCCACCGTAATTGTTTTCAACACACCAAAGTACTAATTCGTGCCAATTTTCACCTGCATTTACAGTGATTTCCACAAAATTTTCATCCTCATTTTCTATTGAAATTCCTTTGATATCAATATGAACAACCAATTTTTCGATGTCATGAGTTAGTAACATATTACTTCCACCAGAAAGTAAAAACAGTTCTTTTTCTCTGGATAAAAGATCTTGCAATTCAGCAACAGAATGAATGGTTACAAAGCGTTTTGCTTTGACATCAATACCAAAAGTATTGTAATTTTTAAGTGATATGTTTTCTAAAATAGTCAATTAGTCTTTGTATTTTTTTAGTGCTTTTTCTAATATCAATATTGATTTTTTCAAACTTTCTTCGTTTAAAACATAAGCAAGTCTAATTTGATTCAATCCAACATTTGGGGTTGAATAAAATCCTGCTGCAGGTGCAACCATAATTGTTTCGCCATCAACATCAAAAGATTCTAACAGCCATTGTGCAAAATTATCTGCATTTTTAATAGGCAATTCTACAATACAGTAAAATGCACCTTTTGGTTTTGCAACTTTAATTCCGTCAATTTTTTGCAAACCTTCAATCAATGTATTTCTTCTTTTAACATATTCGTTTTTTACATCATTAAAATACGATTGAGGCGTGTCTAAAGCTGCTTCGCAAGCAATTTGTGCTAATGTTGGCGGACTTAAACGTGCTTGCGCAAATTTTAAAGCAGTTTTTATAACTTCTTTATTCTTAGAAACAATACAGCCAATTCTTGCACCACACATACTGTATCTTTTTGATACAGAATCAATTACAATTGCATTATTTTCTAAATTTGGTTCACGTAATATGGAGTAATGTTCATTTCCATCATAAATAAACTCTCTGTAAACTTCATCAGCAATTAAAAATAAATCATTTTTGATAACGATTTTTGCTAATTTATTTATTTCTTCTTTGCTGTATAAATATCCTGTAGGATTTCCTGGATTGCAGATTAAAATGGCTTTAGTTTTTGGAGTAATTAATTTTTCAAATTCCTCAATAGGAGGTAAGGCAAAATTATCTTCAATTTTTGAAATTACAGGAACAATTTTTGCACCAGAAGCTGTTGAAAAACTATTGAAATTCGCATAAAATGGTTCAGGAATAATTACTTCATCATCTGTATCTAAAATACTACCGAACGCAAAAAGTAACGCTTCTGAACCACCTGTTGTTACAATTATTTCATCTTGATTTACATCAATTTTGTGTTTACTGTAATAATTAGCAATTTTTTTTCGGTATTGTTCAGAACCATTTGAACTTGAGTATTCCAAAATTTTTAACGAGTGATTGCTTATGGCTTTCAAAGCAATTTCGGGAGTTTTGATATCTGGTTGACCAATATTTAAATGGTAAATTTTTTTGCCTTGTTTGACAGCTTTTTCAGCATAAGGAGCCAGTTTTCTGATGGGAGATTCTGGCATTTGATGTCCTTTTTTTGAGATAGAAGGCATAATGTAATTTTTGGTTTTTTGAATGTGCAAATTTGCAAAATATATTATTACAAAGAACTTTTTAATGCATTTTCTTTAAAGGTTAATTATTTGTAAAAAAATAGTTTTGCAATTTCTTTATTTGTATTTTCATTCTCAATTTGTAAAACTCTCATTCTTTGAAAATTAAGAATTATTTTCTTTTTACTTTTTTACTGATTTTGCCTTTCAATTTAAAAGCGCAAGAAGGTTTTCGCTTTTTAAATCAAAGTTTAAATAAAGTGAGAGTAGATTTTAAATTGATCAATAATTTGATTGTTATTCCGCTGAAAATCAATAATAAAGAACTTTCTTTTATTTTAGATACAGGTTCTAATAAAACTATTTTATTTAATATTTCTGAAAATGATACAATTGGTTTGAAAAATGTCGAGAAAGTTGATTTACAAGGATTAGGAAAAGGAAATACTGTTGAAGCACTTTTATCTCAAAACAATACCATTTCATTGCAAAATATTCAAAGCGAGAATGAAACTATTTATGTGATTTTAGAAGATTATTTTGATTTATCAAGTAAAATGGGTGTAACAATTCATGGAATTATAGGTCACAATTTATTGAAAGATTTTGCAATTAAAATCAATTACATTTCTAAAAAAATTGACTTTTATCAATCAAAAAATGTTGCATTTAAAAAGTGTAAAAAATGTGCCACTTTACCTATAAAAGTCATAAGAGGCAAGCCTTTTATCGAGGCAAAAGTCCAATTAGATACAATAAATACTGTTTTTACTGATGTTAATTTACTGTTAGATTCCGGCGGAAGTGACGCTTTATGGTTGTTTGAAAATTCAAAAGAAAACATCAAAACACCTTTAAATTTTTTCAATGATATTTTGGGAGAAGGTTTGAGTGGAACTATTTATGGAAATAGGAGTAGAATCCCTGCTATTCAAATAGAAAGTTTCGAAATTCCAAACCCAACAGTTTCATTTTTAGATTCTATAACAACCGTAAATGCTAAAATTTTTAAAGAGAGAAATGGAAGTGTAGGAGCAGAAATTTTAAAACGTTTTACAGTTTGGATTGATTATCCTAACAAAGTTTTAATGCTGAAAAAAAACAGTAATTTTTCTAGACTTTTCAACTACAATATGAGTGGTTTAGAAGTTGTTTATAATGGAAAACAATTGGTAAAAGAAATGGAGTCTAAAAGCTACGTTGATGGTTACAATCAGCAATTAGAATCTAATAATACTGTGAGTTTTGTAACAAGTTTCTCTTATAAATTCAAACCTTCCTACGTTATAAAAAGTGTGGTTTTAAATTCACCTGCTTTTCATGCAGGTTTACAAAAAGGTGACGTAATTTTAAGTATTAATGGAATTCAAATTCATGAATTTTCACTTGGAAAAATCATTGAAAAATTTCAAGAAAAAGATGGAAAAAAAATAAAATTAACCGTTCAAAGAAAGGATGAAAAGTTAAAATTTGAATTCTTTTTAAAACAAAAAGTCTAAAGATTAATCATTAGAAAGTAAGCTTTTTTCTTTTTCTAATGAAGCAGTTTCTTCCACAATTCCTTTAATTCTAATTGTTTTTCTTGGTTCTTTTGCATTCGAAAAAATAGTAATTTGCTTAGAAAAACCTCCCAATCTTTTAGTATCATAAGAAACTTTAATTTCACCTTTTTCACCAGGCATAATTGGTTTTTCAGGTTTTTTTGGAACTGTACAACCACAAGAAGATTGAATATTTGTAATAATTAAAGGTTGTGTTCCCACATTTGTAAAAACAAAAACACGCTCTCCATTTGAACTTTGAGCAATTTTACCATAATCAATTAATTCTTTTTCAAACTTAAATTCTTGAGAATGAATCGATAATGAGATGAAAAGAAATGCAGCAAAAGAAAATAGTGTCTTCATGATTTTTATATTTTAATGTAAAATTATTGAATAATATTTGTTTTAAAAAATCAAACAGTAATTTTTTATACAAATCAGATAATTGTACTTTTGCGAACTATATTCAAAAATTATTCCAAAAATGACAATTCCATCAAAATATGATGCAAGCCAAGTAGAAAGCAAATGGTATCAATATTGGACTGAAAACAAGTATTTTCATTCAACTCCTGATGAAAGAGAGCCTTATACCATCGTAATTCCACCTCCAAATGTTACTGGAGTTTTGCATATGGGTCACATGCTGAACAATACCATTCAAGATGTGTTGATTAGACGTGCGCGTTTGATGGGTAAAAATGCGTGTTGGGTTCCTGGCACAGATCACGCCTCAATTGCTACTGAAGCAAAAGTAGTGGCAAAATTAAAAGAGCAGGGAATCAATAAAAATGATTTGACTCGCGAAGAATTTTTGGCGCATGCTTGGGAATGGAAACACGAATATGGAGGAATCATTTTAGAGCAACTTAAAAAGTTGGGCGCTTCTTGTGATTGGGACAGAACTGCATTTACAATGGATCCTGCAATGTCTGAATCTGTTATCAAAGTTTTTGTTGATTTGTATAATAAAGGTTTGATTTACAGGGGATATAGAATGGTTAATTGGGATCCTGAAGCAAAAACAACCTTGTCTGATGAGGAAGTTATTTATGAAGAAAAACAAGGAAATTTATACTTTTTACAATATAAAATTCAAGATTCAGAAGAAGTTTTAACAATTGCAACCACAAGACCCGAAACTATTTTTGGTGACACTGCCATTTGTATCAATCCAACTGATGAGCGTTTTGCTCATTTGAGAGGAAAAAAAGCTATTGTGCCAATTTGTAATCGCGTAATTCCAATTATTGAAGATGACTATGTTGATATTGAATTTGGAACTGGATGCTTAAAAGTAACACCTGCTCATGACGAAAATGATAAGGTTTTGGGAGATAAACATCAACTAGAAATCATTGATATTTTTAATGATGATGCAACTTTAAACTCTTTTGGATTGCATTATCAAGGAAAAGATCGTTTTGAGGTTCGCAAAGAAATTACAAAAGAATTGTCTGAAAAAGGCATTTTAGTAAAAACAGAACAACATACTCATAAAGTAGGAACTTCTGAAAGAACCAAAGCTGTAATTGAACCAAGATTGTCTGATCAATGGTTTTTGAAAATGGAAGATTTGGTAAAACCAGCAATTGAAGCTGTTTTAGGCGAAAATTCTGAAATTAATTTAGTTCCCAAAAAGTTCGATAATACCTATCGTCATTGGATGGAAAATATTCGCGATTGGAATATTTCGCGTCAGTTGTGGTGGGGACAACAAATTCCCGCGTATTATTTTGGTCCCGAAATTTCGGGAGGAAAAGAAGATTTTGTAGTTGCAGAAAATATCGAAAAAGCCTTAGAATTAGCGAAGCTAAAAACTAAAAAATCAACACTCACTATTCAAGATTTAAGGCAAGATAATGACGCTTTAGACACGTGGTTTTCTTCTTGGTTGTGGCCAATTTCGGTTTTTGACGGAATTCGAAATCCTGAAAATGAAGAGATTAATTATTATTATCCAACCAACGATTTGGTTACAGGACCAGATATTTTATTCTTTTGGGTAGCAAGAATGATCATTGCTGGTTATGAATACAGAGGAAAAAAACCATTTGAAAATGTGTACTTGACAGGTTTGGTTCGTGACAAACAGCGAAGAAAAATGTCGAAATCACTTGGAAATTCACCTGATGCACTTAAATTAATTGACGATTATGGAGCTGATGGAGTGAGAGTTGGATTATTATTGAGTTCAGCAGCTGGAAATGATTTGATGTTTGATGAAGAATTATGCCAACAAGGAAAAGCGTTTGCCAATAAAATTTGGAATGCTTTTCGTTTGATAAAAGGTTGGGAAATTGATGCTAATTTAGCACAGCCAACAACTGCTAAAATCGGTTTGGAATGGTATGAAGCAAAATTTCAAAAAACAGTTGCAGAAGTTGAAGTCCATTTCTCAAAGTACAGATTGTCAGATGCTTTGATGGCAATTTACAAACTGATTATGGATGATTTTTCATCTTGGTTATTAGAAATTGTAAAACCTGGGTATCAACAACCAATTGATCAAAAAACATACATTTCAGTGATTGAAGTGTTGGAAAACAACTTGAAAATGTTGCATCCATTCATGCCATTTTTAACAGAAGAAATTTGGCAACATATTGCTGAAAGAACTCCTAAAGAGGCGTTGATAATTGCAACATATCCAAATCAAAAAGATTTTGATGAGACAATCATCAATCAATTTGATTTTGCGACTGATGTAATCTCGGGAATCAGAACTATTAGAAAAGATAAAAACATTCCTTTTAAAGATATTATTGAAGTTTTTGTCATCAACAATGAACAAAATTCAGGCAATTTTGATGTAGTAATTCAAAAACTTATCAATTCATCAACAATTCAATATGTTTCTGAAAAAGTAGAAGGCGCTTCTTTCAGAGTAAAATCGAACGAATATTTTGTGCCAATTGCAGCAGGAAATATTGATGTTGCTGCTGAAAAAATCAAATTGACAGAAGAACTTCAAAGAGCTGAAGGATTTTTGAAAAGTGTGCAACAAAAATTATCTAATGAACGTTTTGTTTCAAATGCTCCTGAACAAGTACTTGCACTAGAACGTAAAAAAGAAGCAGATGCTTTGGCAAAAATCGAAACAATAAAAAGTAGTTTGTCAAACTTATAGCATTAAAAAAGGGAAGTTTTAACTTCCCTTTTTTTATAGAATTTGATGAATGACATTCAATTCTTCTTCCGAAAAATGAGTGTTCTCAGTGGCTTTAATACTGTCTAAAATTTGCTCAGTTTTACTTGCGCCTATCAAAACAGAGGTAATTCTATGATCTTTTAAAATCCAAGCAATTGCCATTTGAGCCAACGTTTGGTTCCTGTTTTGAGCAATTTCATTCAACGCTTTAATTTTTGGCATCATTTCCATCACCTGATTTGTGTTCAAAAACGGACTGTCTTTTACAGCTCTTGAATCTTTTGGTAAACCATTGATGTATTTATTAGTCAACATTCCTTGTGCTAAAGGCGAAAAACAAATGCTTCCAACACCCGAATTTCCTAACAAATCCAACAATCCATTTTCAATCCATCTGTCAAATAAATTATATTTTGGTTGATGAATCAAACAAGGTGTTCCTAGTTCTTTTAAAATTTTAAAAGCAGCTTCAGCTCTTTCAGGTTGGTAATTGGAAATTCCTACATACAACGCTTTTCCTTGACGAACCATTAAATCTAAAGTTCCCATAGTTTCCTCTAAAGGCGTATCATGATCTGGTCTGTGATGGTAAAAAATATCCACATAATCCAATCCCATTCGTTGCAAACTTTGATCTAAACTTGCCACCAAAAATTTTTTTGAACCCAAATCTCCATAAGGTCCAGGCCACATTCCATAACCAGCTTTTGACGAAATAATCAGTTCATCTCTATACTGTTTAAAGTCTTTTTTTAGGATTTTTCCGAAGTTTTTTTCTGCAGATCCTGGAGGAGGACCATAATTATTTGCCAAATCGAAATGTGTAATTCCGTTATCAAAAGCACATTTTAATAAAGCTCTTTGATTGGTAAAATCATCATTTTTTCCGAAATTATGCCACAATCCTAAAGAGATTTCTGGCAATAGCAAACCACTATTTCCAGTTCTTCTGTATTTCATTTTTTCATACCGATTTTCGGCTGCTATATATTTGAATTTTTTACTCATAATTTTTAGATTAATGCTTCTTTCAAAAGCGTTATTGGATGTTTGGCAACACGTTTTGTGCCATCATAAATTTGATGACGGCAACTTGTTCCTGATGCTGCAATTTCAGTTTCTGGAGCGCAATTTCGAATTTTTGGAAACAAGGTATCTTCGCCAACTTGCATACTGATTTCGTAATGTTCTTTTTCATAACCAAAAGAACCTGCCATTCCACAACATCCTGTATTTAAAATAGTTACTTTATAATTTTTTGGAATATTCAAGATTTGAAAACTGGCATGTGTACTTGATAAGGCTTTTTGATGACAATGTCCATGAATCTTAATTTCTTTTTCTTCGGATGAAAATAACGAAACGTCAACATTGTTTTTTTGATGTTCGTTACTTAAAAATTCCTCAAAAGTGAAGGCATTTTTGGCAATTTTTTCAGCAGCTATTTTATCAGTTGCCAAACGAATATATTCGTCTCTAAACGTTAAAATTGCTGAAGGTTCAATGCCAATTAAAGGCGTTTCATCAGAAATTACATTTTTAAAAAGAGCAATATTTTTATCACATACTTTTTTGGCTTCTTTCAAAAATCCTTTGGATATAAAACTGCGTCCACTTTCTTCGTGATTCAATACAATGACTTCATAACCTAACTTTTCTAATAAAAAAACAGCATCTTTTCCGATTTCAACATCATAAAAATTAGTGAATTCATCATTAAACAAATATACTTTTTTGGTTTTTTGAGCGATTTTCTGTTTGCCAAACCAATTGCTAAAAGTGGTATTTGCTAGCGTAGGAACGTTTCTTTCTTGGGCAATTCCCATCACAGATTTTGTGAAAGAAGTATTCAAAATCAAGTTGGTAATTGTAGGAGCAATACTGCCTAATTTGTTGTATTTGGCATTGTTTGCAAATAATGAACTTCTAAAAGAATAGCCATTAGTTTCTTGATATTGATACAAAAATTCGGCTTTCATAGTTGCAATATCCACATTACTTGGACATTCTGATGCGCAAGCTTTGCAACTCAAACACAAATCGAAAACTTCTTTTAATTCTTTGTGATTGAATTTGTTAGCTTCATTAGAATTGGTTAAAAACTCACGCAACGCATTTGCTCTTGCTCTTGTAGTATCTTTTTCGTTTTTTGTGGCTCTATAACTTGGACACATAGTGCCTCCTGCAGAAACTGGTTTTCTACAATCTCCAGAACCATTGCATTTTTCAGCCAATCTTAAAATTCCCTCGCTATCAGAAAAATCTTGAATGGTTTTAATTTCAGGCTCTTTTCTGTCCACTTCATATCGCAAACTTTTATCCATTGGAAAAGCATCCGTAATTTTTCCTTTGTTGAAAACTTTTTGAGGATCAAAAGCTTTTTTGATTCTTCGTAATAACTGATAATTTTGCTCACCAATCATTAAAGGAATAAATTCTGCACGCACAATTCCATCTCCATGTTCACCACTAAATGAGCCTTTGTATTTTTTGACTAATTGTGCAGTTTCGGTAGTTATTTTACGAAACAACACAACATCTCCTTGCTTTTTTAAATTCAGAATTGGGCGTAAATGAATTTCTCCAGCTCCAGCATGAGCATAATACACAGCATCTTGTTGAAAACGATCCATCATTTGGGTAAATTCTTCAATATAATTTGGCAAATCTTCTAAAGCAACAGCAGTATCTTCAATACAGGCAACAGCTTTCATATCACCAACAATATTTCCTAACAATCCTAAACCTGCTTTTCTGATTTCGTGAACTTTGTTGATATCTGCACCATAAACCTTTGGATGATAAAATCCGAAGTTGTTTTTTTCTAAGTCTGCAATCAATTTGTCAGCTAAAATTTCAGTTTCTTCAGCTGAATTTGATGACACTTCTAACATCAAAATTGCTTCAGGATCTCCTTGTAAAAAGAATCGATTTTTGATTTGCTCACGGTTATTTTTGGTACAATCAAGAATGGTTTTGTCCATCAACTCACAATTGTACAAATTGTGTTTCATGGCAATTAAAGTAGCTTTCATACTCTCATTAATACTCGTAAAATGAGAGCAAACCATGATGCTTTCTTTTGGAGGAACTGCATCTAATTGTAAGGTAATTTCAGTTGAAAATGCTAAAGTTCCTTCACTTCCTGTCAATAATTTTGCAACATTGATGGTGTTATTTTTTCCGCCAAATAAATCAGAGCTCAAAAATTCATCAACTGCATACCCTGTATTTCTTCTGTGAATGGTTTCTTTTGGAAATTCTTTTTTGATTTCATTTTGATTTTCAATCGAAGATAATTCCTCAAAAATTGTTCTGTAAATTTGTCCTTCTAAAGTATTTACTTTGGTTTTTTTGATGAATTCATCCGAAGTTATTTCTTGAAAAGTAGCTGATGTTCCATCACTTAAAATGGCTTCAATTTTTATTACTTTATCGCGAGTTACACCATATTTAATTGAAGTACTTCCTGATGAATTGTTGCCAACCATACCACCAATCATACATCTGTTTGATGTTGAGGTGTTTGGCCCGAAAAATAATCCAAAAGGTTTTAGGTAATTATTCAGTTCATCACGCACAATTCCTGGTTGAACAATAATCGTTTTTGAACTTT encodes:
- a CDS encoding valine--tRNA ligase; amino-acid sequence: MTIPSKYDASQVESKWYQYWTENKYFHSTPDEREPYTIVIPPPNVTGVLHMGHMLNNTIQDVLIRRARLMGKNACWVPGTDHASIATEAKVVAKLKEQGINKNDLTREEFLAHAWEWKHEYGGIILEQLKKLGASCDWDRTAFTMDPAMSESVIKVFVDLYNKGLIYRGYRMVNWDPEAKTTLSDEEVIYEEKQGNLYFLQYKIQDSEEVLTIATTRPETIFGDTAICINPTDERFAHLRGKKAIVPICNRVIPIIEDDYVDIEFGTGCLKVTPAHDENDKVLGDKHQLEIIDIFNDDATLNSFGLHYQGKDRFEVRKEITKELSEKGILVKTEQHTHKVGTSERTKAVIEPRLSDQWFLKMEDLVKPAIEAVLGENSEINLVPKKFDNTYRHWMENIRDWNISRQLWWGQQIPAYYFGPEISGGKEDFVVAENIEKALELAKLKTKKSTLTIQDLRQDNDALDTWFSSWLWPISVFDGIRNPENEEINYYYPTNDLVTGPDILFFWVARMIIAGYEYRGKKPFENVYLTGLVRDKQRRKMSKSLGNSPDALKLIDDYGADGVRVGLLLSSAAGNDLMFDEELCQQGKAFANKIWNAFRLIKGWEIDANLAQPTTAKIGLEWYEAKFQKTVAEVEVHFSKYRLSDALMAIYKLIMDDFSSWLLEIVKPGYQQPIDQKTYISVIEVLENNLKMLHPFMPFLTEEIWQHIAERTPKEALIIATYPNQKDFDETIINQFDFATDVISGIRTIRKDKNIPFKDIIEVFVINNEQNSGNFDVVIQKLINSSTIQYVSEKVEGASFRVKSNEYFVPIAAGNIDVAAEKIKLTEELQRAEGFLKSVQQKLSNERFVSNAPEQVLALERKKEADALAKIETIKSSLSNL
- the mgrA gene encoding L-glyceraldehyde 3-phosphate reductase gives rise to the protein MSKKFKYIAAENRYEKMKYRRTGNSGLLLPEISLGLWHNFGKNDDFTNQRALLKCAFDNGITHFDLANNYGPPPGSAEKNFGKILKKDFKQYRDELIISSKAGYGMWPGPYGDLGSKKFLVASLDQSLQRMGLDYVDIFYHHRPDHDTPLEETMGTLDLMVRQGKALYVGISNYQPERAEAAFKILKELGTPCLIHQPKYNLFDRWIENGLLDLLGNSGVGSICFSPLAQGMLTNKYINGLPKDSRAVKDSPFLNTNQVMEMMPKIKALNEIAQNRNQTLAQMAIAWILKDHRITSVLIGASKTEQILDSIKATENTHFSEEELNVIHQIL
- a CDS encoding pyridoxal phosphate-dependent aminotransferase, whose translation is MPSISKKGHQMPESPIRKLAPYAEKAVKQGKKIYHLNIGQPDIKTPEIALKAISNHSLKILEYSSSNGSEQYRKKIANYYSKHKIDVNQDEIIVTTGGSEALLFAFGSILDTDDEVIIPEPFYANFNSFSTASGAKIVPVISKIEDNFALPPIEEFEKLITPKTKAILICNPGNPTGYLYSKEEINKLAKIVIKNDLFLIADEVYREFIYDGNEHYSILREPNLENNAIVIDSVSKRYSMCGARIGCIVSKNKEVIKTALKFAQARLSPPTLAQIACEAALDTPQSYFNDVKNEYVKRRNTLIEGLQKIDGIKVAKPKGAFYCIVELPIKNADNFAQWLLESFDVDGETIMVAPAAGFYSTPNVGLNQIRLAYVLNEESLKKSILILEKALKKYKD
- a CDS encoding DUF1573 domain-containing protein, with protein sequence MKTLFSFAAFLFISLSIHSQEFKFEKELIDYGKIAQSSNGERVFVFTNVGTQPLIITNIQSSCGCTVPKKPEKPIMPGEKGEIKVSYDTKRLGGFSKQITIFSNAKEPRKTIRIKGIVEETASLEKEKSLLSND
- a CDS encoding aspartyl protease family protein, which gives rise to MKIKNYFLFTFLLILPFNLKAQEGFRFLNQSLNKVRVDFKLINNLIVIPLKINNKELSFILDTGSNKTILFNISENDTIGLKNVEKVDLQGLGKGNTVEALLSQNNTISLQNIQSENETIYVILEDYFDLSSKMGVTIHGIIGHNLLKDFAIKINYISKKIDFYQSKNVAFKKCKKCATLPIKVIRGKPFIEAKVQLDTINTVFTDVNLLLDSGGSDALWLFENSKENIKTPLNFFNDILGEGLSGTIYGNRSRIPAIQIESFEIPNPTVSFLDSITTVNAKIFKERNGSVGAEILKRFTVWIDYPNKVLMLKKNSNFSRLFNYNMSGLEVVYNGKQLVKEMESKSYVDGYNQQLESNNTVSFVTSFSYKFKPSYVIKSVVLNSPAFHAGLQKGDVILSINGIQIHEFSLGKIIEKFQEKDGKKIKLTVQRKDEKLKFEFFLKQKV
- a CDS encoding FAD-binding and (Fe-S)-binding domain-containing protein, with the translated sequence MIDNRTLENLHNSLSGELVFDQLHKSIYATDASVYRKIPLAVAYPKNENDLKILIDFASKNSITLIPRTAGTSLAGQCVGDGIVVDVSKYFTKIIHFDESSKTIIVQPGIVRDELNNYLKPFGLFFGPNTSTSNRCMIGGMVGNNSSGSTSIKYGVTRDKVIKIEAILSDGTSATFQEITSDEFIKKTKVNTLEGQIYRTIFEELSSIENQNEIKKEFPKETIHRRNTGYAVDEFLSSDLFGGKNNTINVAKLLTGSEGTLAFSTEITLQLDAVPPKESIMVCSHFTSINESMKATLIAMKHNLYNCELMDKTILDCTKNNREQIKNRFFLQGDPEAILMLEVSSNSAEETEILADKLIADLEKNNFGFYHPKVYGADINKVHEIRKAGLGLLGNIVGDMKAVACIEDTAVALEDLPNYIEEFTQMMDRFQQDAVYYAHAGAGEIHLRPILNLKKQGDVVLFRKITTETAQLVKKYKGSFSGEHGDGIVRAEFIPLMIGEQNYQLLRRIKKAFDPQKVFNKGKITDAFPMDKSLRYEVDRKEPEIKTIQDFSDSEGILRLAEKCNGSGDCRKPVSAGGTMCPSYRATKNEKDTTRARANALREFLTNSNEANKFNHKELKEVFDLCLSCKACASECPSNVDIATMKAEFLYQYQETNGYSFRSSLFANNAKYNKLGSIAPTITNLILNTSFTKSVMGIAQERNVPTLANTTFSNWFGKQKIAQKTKKVYLFNDEFTNFYDVEIGKDAVFLLEKLGYEVIVLNHEESGRSFISKGFLKEAKKVCDKNIALFKNVISDETPLIGIEPSAILTFRDEYIRLATDKIAAEKIAKNAFTFEEFLSNEHQKNNVDVSLFSSEEKEIKIHGHCHQKALSSTHASFQILNIPKNYKVTILNTGCCGMAGSFGYEKEHYEISMQVGEDTLFPKIRNCAPETEIAASGTSCRHQIYDGTKRVAKHPITLLKEALI